From the Gammaproteobacteria bacterium genome, the window TGCCGGAAAATTTTAGCCTGCAACGAGCCCAATCATTTCTTGCAGGCGCGTTTGCAGCCTGTCAAATTGTCGATATTGCAGGGCTTCAGAGAGGTGCTCTGTGGTGATGTGGGGTTTGTCTTCTAAATCGGCAATCGTTCTGGCCACGCGCACAATCCGATAAAAGGCGCGTGTCGAAAGTTTAAGTTTTGTCATCGCATTTTCAAGGAACAAACCGCATGTTTCCGAGAGCTGGACGTGCCGTTTGAATTCGTTGCCAGCTAGCGCAGCATTTAGGCAGCCTTGCCGGGCGAATTGGCGGTTCCGGGCTTGAATCACCTGTTCACGGACTTCACTTGAAGATGGGCCACTGGCGTTTTGAGCGCGTGTGAGTGTGCCGCGCGGCAGTGGCGGAATTTCAACGTGCAGATCGATACGATCAAGCAAAGGCCCTGACAATTTGCCAAGATAGCGTCGCACTTGTCCTGGCTGGCAGCGGCATGGCTTGACCTGTGTGCCAAAGTAGCCACATGGGCAGGGGTTCATCGCCGCGACCAGCTGGAAGTTGGCTGGAAACGTTTCTTGTTGAGCGGCGCGTGAAATCACAACGTGTCCGGATTCGAGCGGCTCACGCAATACCTCAAGGACGCGGCGGTCAAATTCTGGAAGCTCGTCCAGAAACAAAATACCGCGGTGTGCCAAGGAAATTTCCCCGGGGCGAGGTCGTGAGCCACCGCCGACCAGCGCGACCGCTGATGCTGTGTGATGGGGCGCGCGAAAAGGGCGCTCGCCGAAACGATACCCTGATGAGAGACCAGCGATGGATGCGACCGTTGCTGCTTCCAGAGCCTCGTCCATGTTCATGGGTGGCAAAATTGAGGGTAGACGGGCGGCAAGCATGGTTTTTCCGGTGCCGGGAGGCCCCACGAACAGCAGGTGATGACCGCCTGCGGCAGCGATGGTCAGTGCACGCTTGCCAAGCCCTTGCCCTATCACCTCTTTGAGGTCAAGCGTCGAGGTGGTTGTGGACAGTAACGTCGTTTGTGTTGAGTTGGTCTGGAAACTGTGAGGGTGTGATTTTAGATGCGCCGTGATGGCCA encodes:
- a CDS encoding ATP-dependent protease, which gives rise to MTLSVILSRAVCGIRAPQVHVETHLAGGLPSFNMVGLPETTVKEAKDRVRSALQNCRFDFPQRRITVNLAPADLPKEGGRFDLPIAVGLLHASGQLGQLALDDFEFVGELALSGEIRGVAGILPHAIAAAHAGKVLVLPKDNEDEVSYVPNLKYIASDHLLAITAHLKSHPHSFQTNSTQTTLLSTTTSTLDLKEVIGQGLGKRALTIAAAGGHHLLFVGPPGTGKTMLAARLPSILPPMNMDEALEAATVASIAGLSSGYRFGERPFRAPHHTASAVALVGGGSRPRPGEISLAHRGILFLDELPEFDRRVLEVLREPLESGHVVISRAAQQETFPANFQLVAAMNPCPCGYFGTQVKPCRCQPGQVRRYLGKLSGPLLDRIDLHVEIPPLPRGTLTRAQNASGPSSSEVREQVIQARNRQFARQGCLNAALAGNEFKRHVQLSETCGLFLENAMTKLKLSTRAFYRIVRVARTIADLEDKPHITTEHLSEALQYRQFDRLQTRLQEMIGLVAG